One Papaver somniferum cultivar HN1 chromosome 10, ASM357369v1, whole genome shotgun sequence genomic window carries:
- the LOC113319309 gene encoding uncharacterized protein LOC113319309, protein MGRSSSVLESEIRRAKEEAQHWMLSCLVLKYQNAELKNQLEVGKGKYNELYLESEKKKSECGEVKKRFETLIVDYNRMCDKLNERIEPSMITYRREKNVGDQRNKCVQLDREIETFKCGKKRATLSLNHEIELEKELEDCKIKCHGLAAELKGKEMECVGFESTVKSLMLIKDALDEEIKEYRARCIGTEEQITGLVEERKGIFQREKMGLERIGYLEEVAKNMKSDKTERTTLEK, encoded by the coding sequence ATGGGCAGAAGTAGTAGTGTTTTAGAAAGTGAGATTAGAAGAGCAAAAGAGGAAGCTCAACATTGGATGTTGAGTTGTTTGGTTCTAAAATACCAAAATGCGGAGCTTAAAAATCAGCTTGAAGTTGGTAAAGGTAAATATAATGAGTTATATTTGGAGTCTGAGAAGAAGAAATCGGAGTGTGGTGAAGTTAAGAAaaggtttgaaaccctaattgtgGATTATAATAGAAtgtgtgataaactaaacgaacgAATTGAACCGAGTATGATTACCTACAGGAGGGAAAAAAATGTAGGTGATCAAAGGAATAAGTGTGTTCAACTCGACCGGGAAATTGAAACTTTTAAGTGTGGGAAGAAAAGAGCAACCTTGTCGTTAAATCATGAAATTGAATTGGAAAAAGAATTGGAAGACTGTAAAATCAAGTGTCATGGTTTGGCAGCAGAACTCAAGGGGAAGGAAATGGAGTGTGTTGGGTTTGAGAGTACAGTGAAGAGCCTAATGTTGATCAAGGATGCTCTAGATGAGGAGATTAAGGAATACAGGGCCAGATGTATTGGAACGGAAGAGCAAATCACGGGTTTAGTTGAAGAACGGAAGGGTATTTTTCAAAGAGAGAAGATGGGATTGGAAAGAATTGGTTACTTGGAAGAGGTGGCGAAGAACATGAAGAGTGATAAAACAGAAAGAACAACACTTGAGAAATGA